From a region of the Thermomonas sp. HDW16 genome:
- the modB gene encoding molybdate ABC transporter permease subunit: MLPDPAAPAWIAAVWVTLKLASLTTVILLIVGMPLAWWLAHTRSAWRMPVGAVVALPMVLPPTVLGFYLLIGLAPDGPLGQLTNALGLGTLAFTFKGVLLASLLYSLPFVVHPLQAGFAAIPPAVLDAAATLRASPLDRFVSVVLPLSRPALTTAALLGFAHTVGEFGVVLMVGGNIEGETRVLSVLLYDQVEAMAYRDAHLLAAGLLVFSFALLLLMQRLGRRTAVADV, encoded by the coding sequence ATGCTGCCCGACCCCGCCGCTCCCGCCTGGATCGCCGCCGTCTGGGTCACCCTGAAGCTGGCCAGCCTGACCACCGTGATCCTGCTGATCGTCGGCATGCCGCTGGCATGGTGGCTGGCGCATACGCGCTCCGCCTGGCGGATGCCGGTGGGCGCGGTAGTGGCGCTGCCGATGGTGTTGCCGCCCACCGTGCTGGGCTTCTACCTGCTGATCGGATTGGCACCCGACGGCCCGCTGGGCCAGCTGACCAATGCGCTTGGACTGGGCACGCTGGCGTTCACCTTCAAGGGTGTGCTGCTGGCCTCGCTGCTGTATTCGCTGCCGTTCGTGGTGCACCCGCTGCAGGCCGGTTTCGCCGCCATTCCGCCGGCGGTGCTGGATGCGGCCGCTACGTTGCGTGCCTCGCCGCTGGATCGCTTCGTCAGCGTGGTGCTGCCGCTATCGCGACCGGCGCTGACTACCGCGGCCTTGCTCGGCTTCGCGCACACCGTGGGCGAATTCGGCGTGGTGCTGATGGTCGGCGGCAATATCGAAGGCGAAACCCGGGTGCTGTCGGTGCTGCTGTACGACCAGGTCGAAGCCATGGCCTATCGCGACGCGCACCTGTTGGCCGCGGGCTTGCTGGTCTTCTCCTTCGCCCTGCTGTTGCTGATGCAGCGGCTGGGCCGGCGCACGGCGGTGGCGGATGTCTGA
- a CDS encoding peptidylprolyl isomerase — protein sequence MSKRIIPIVMDAGALSDAAKAAADTHDHDVDPGSPLPGSAPVYVQVGGTPVDEAEIAREMQFHRADNPHDARQAAATTLVIRELVRRECERLGLAIDAVEGETEDEARVRLLFAEAVTVPDADDAAIRQYYDTNRARLHQPDCLRVRHILLAAAPADIAARQRAQLLGEELIGALKQEPDRFIEFAMRHSACPSRDAGGELGWIERGDTVPEFDRQLFMLKPGMAGLTVETRYGHHVVEVLERIDGEALEYDDARPRIAAYLETQTRQNAVHQYLHILAERYRVEGIELSA from the coding sequence ATGTCCAAACGCATCATCCCCATCGTCATGGACGCCGGCGCCTTGTCGGATGCGGCCAAGGCCGCCGCCGATACGCATGACCACGATGTCGACCCCGGCAGTCCCCTGCCCGGGTCGGCGCCGGTCTACGTGCAGGTCGGCGGCACGCCGGTGGACGAAGCGGAGATCGCCCGCGAAATGCAGTTCCATCGCGCCGACAATCCGCACGATGCCCGCCAGGCAGCGGCGACGACCTTGGTCATCCGCGAATTGGTGCGCCGCGAATGCGAGCGCCTGGGATTGGCCATCGACGCGGTCGAAGGCGAGACCGAAGACGAAGCGCGCGTGCGCCTGCTGTTCGCCGAGGCGGTGACGGTGCCGGATGCCGACGATGCCGCGATCCGCCAGTACTACGACACCAACCGCGCCCGCCTGCACCAGCCCGACTGCCTGCGCGTCCGCCATATCCTGCTGGCCGCCGCGCCGGCCGACATCGCCGCGCGCCAGCGCGCGCAACTGCTCGGCGAAGAACTGATCGGCGCGCTCAAGCAGGAACCGGATCGCTTCATCGAATTCGCGATGCGCCATTCCGCCTGCCCCTCGCGCGATGCGGGCGGCGAGCTCGGCTGGATCGAACGCGGCGACACCGTGCCCGAATTCGACCGCCAGCTGTTCATGCTCAAGCCCGGCATGGCCGGCCTGACCGTGGAAACCCGCTACGGCCACCACGTGGTGGAAGTGCTGGAACGCATCGATGGCGAAGCCCTCGAATACGACGACGCACGTCCGCGCATCGCGGCCTATCTGGAAACCCAGACCCGGCAGAACGCGGTGCACCAATACCTGCACATCCTTGCAGAGCGTTATCGCGTCGAAGGGATCGAACTGTCGGCCTGA
- a CDS encoding FAD-binding oxidoreductase: MNQGLLDELRACVGAAHVACEGELDDGYLVDARKRYFGRALAVVRPGNTAEAAAVVRTCAAHGVPIVPQGGNTGLVGGGVPNDSGREVVLQLGRMQSIRSIDPDNLSMTVDAGCVLQQVREHARTHGLLFPLSIGSQGSCTIGGNMATNAGGSQVVHYGNARELCLGLEVVTAAGEIWNGLSGLRKDNSGYDLRDLFIGSEGTLGIITAASLKLFAPPAATLTALLACADIDTAITLLARLRTGTTAQLTGFEVMARHAMQLVASHFPQIPQPLKPAPWTILVEFAADDEERARDWLHARLVETDCDAVTASNQTQADALWRLRDAIPLAQAREGLNIKHDIALPVSQIGGFLREMDTALPALVPDVRTVVFGHLGDGNLHFNLQAPEGVSPAEFLLRHEANCNACVHDAVMTRGGSFAAEHGIGRLRRSELARRKSPVALAMMRSIKQALDPHNLMNPGRVLQDAGQDA, translated from the coding sequence ATGAACCAGGGATTGCTGGACGAATTGCGTGCCTGCGTGGGCGCCGCGCATGTCGCCTGCGAAGGCGAACTGGATGATGGCTATCTGGTCGACGCGCGCAAGCGTTACTTCGGACGCGCACTGGCCGTCGTTCGGCCCGGCAACACTGCGGAAGCAGCGGCCGTCGTGCGCACCTGCGCGGCGCATGGCGTGCCCATCGTGCCCCAGGGCGGCAATACCGGCCTGGTTGGTGGCGGCGTGCCCAACGACAGCGGACGCGAGGTCGTGCTGCAGCTGGGGCGCATGCAATCCATCCGCAGCATCGACCCCGACAACCTCAGCATGACCGTGGATGCCGGCTGCGTGCTGCAACAGGTGCGCGAACATGCGCGCACGCACGGCCTGCTGTTCCCGTTGAGCATCGGCTCGCAGGGCAGCTGCACCATCGGCGGCAACATGGCCACCAATGCCGGCGGCAGCCAGGTGGTCCACTACGGCAACGCGCGCGAACTCTGCCTGGGGCTTGAAGTCGTGACGGCCGCGGGCGAGATCTGGAACGGACTATCCGGCCTGCGCAAGGACAACAGCGGCTACGACCTGCGCGACCTGTTCATCGGCAGCGAAGGCACGCTGGGCATCATCACCGCCGCCTCGCTGAAACTGTTCGCACCACCTGCCGCCACGCTCACCGCGCTGCTGGCATGCGCCGACATCGATACCGCCATCACCCTGCTGGCGCGCCTGCGCACGGGCACCACGGCGCAGCTCACCGGCTTCGAAGTGATGGCGCGACATGCCATGCAGCTGGTGGCCAGCCACTTCCCGCAAATCCCGCAGCCGCTGAAGCCGGCGCCGTGGACGATCCTGGTCGAGTTCGCCGCGGACGACGAAGAGCGCGCACGTGACTGGCTGCACGCGCGGCTCGTGGAGACCGATTGCGATGCCGTGACCGCGTCAAACCAAACGCAAGCGGATGCGCTCTGGCGCCTGCGCGATGCCATCCCGCTGGCGCAGGCACGCGAAGGCCTCAACATCAAGCACGACATCGCCCTGCCCGTCTCGCAAATCGGCGGATTCCTGCGGGAAATGGACACGGCTCTGCCTGCGCTGGTGCCGGACGTGCGCACGGTGGTCTTCGGGCACCTGGGAGACGGCAACCTCCACTTCAACCTGCAGGCGCCGGAAGGCGTTTCGCCGGCGGAATTCCTGCTGCGGCATGAAGCGAACTGCAATGCCTGCGTGCACGATGCGGTGATGACGCGCGGCGGCTCCTTCGCCGCCGAACACGGCATCGGACGCCTCAGGCGCAGTGAACTGGCGCGACGAAAATCGCCGGTGGCGTTGGCGATGATGCGCTCGATCAAGCAGGCGCTGGATCCGCACAACCTGATGAACCCCGGGCGCGTCCTGCAAGACGCCGGGCAGGACGCCTGA
- a CDS encoding nitrate/nitrite transporter, with translation MNAPPVSITKGQQNSALWTSTFAFTVCFAVWTIFSIIGIQIKKDLGLSDTQFGLLAATPILTGSLSRLFLGVWAEQYGGRIVFSLVMLAAAVATWMLTYAQTYPQFLLAALAVGIAGGSFAVGVSYVSKWFPPEKQGTALGIFGAGNIGSAVTKLLAPMVMVAYGWDAVARYWSIGLAITAVVFFLFTRDDPGLARRKAEGIEPVPFAEQMRPLRNLQVWRFSLYYFFVFGAFVALALWLPRYLTGAYGLDVRTAGMIAACYSIPASLFRIVGGWLSDKIGARRVMYWTLGVSTICTFLLSYPSTTYVVDGIQGPIEFRLAVGVLPFTVLVFVLGFFMSLGKAAVYKHIPVYYPNNVGAVGGVVGMIGGLGGFLLPIAFGAMNDLIGVWTSCFMLLFVLVATALTWMHFTIRRVELARHPQMAAETDLPEIMSATAGKR, from the coding sequence ATGAACGCGCCTCCTGTTTCCATCACCAAGGGCCAGCAGAACAGCGCCCTGTGGACCAGCACCTTCGCCTTCACCGTGTGCTTCGCGGTGTGGACGATCTTTTCGATCATCGGCATCCAGATCAAGAAAGACCTGGGCCTGAGCGACACCCAGTTCGGCCTGCTCGCGGCCACCCCGATCCTCACCGGATCACTGAGCCGGCTGTTCCTGGGCGTGTGGGCCGAACAGTACGGCGGGCGAATCGTGTTCAGCCTAGTGATGCTGGCGGCCGCCGTCGCCACCTGGATGCTGACCTATGCACAGACCTATCCGCAGTTCCTGCTGGCGGCGCTGGCGGTGGGCATTGCCGGTGGTTCGTTCGCGGTGGGCGTGTCCTATGTCTCCAAGTGGTTCCCGCCGGAGAAACAGGGCACTGCGCTGGGCATCTTCGGCGCCGGCAATATCGGTTCGGCGGTGACCAAGCTGCTGGCGCCGATGGTGATGGTCGCCTACGGCTGGGACGCGGTGGCGCGCTACTGGTCGATCGGACTGGCCATCACCGCCGTGGTCTTTTTCCTGTTCACCCGCGACGATCCGGGCCTGGCCCGGCGCAAGGCCGAAGGCATCGAACCGGTGCCGTTCGCCGAGCAGATGCGCCCACTGCGCAACCTGCAGGTGTGGCGCTTCTCGCTGTACTACTTCTTCGTGTTCGGCGCCTTCGTGGCACTGGCGCTGTGGCTGCCGCGCTACCTGACCGGCGCCTACGGACTGGACGTGCGCACCGCCGGCATGATCGCAGCCTGCTATTCGATTCCGGCCAGCCTGTTCCGCATCGTCGGCGGCTGGCTCTCGGACAAGATCGGCGCGCGCCGGGTGATGTACTGGACGCTGGGCGTTTCCACCATCTGCACCTTCCTGCTGTCGTATCCATCGACGACCTACGTGGTCGATGGCATCCAGGGCCCGATCGAATTCCGCCTCGCCGTCGGCGTGCTGCCGTTCACCGTGCTGGTGTTCGTGCTGGGCTTCTTCATGTCGCTTGGCAAGGCCGCGGTGTACAAGCACATCCCGGTCTATTACCCCAACAACGTGGGCGCGGTCGGCGGCGTGGTCGGCATGATCGGTGGGCTGGGCGGCTTCCTGCTGCCGATCGCGTTCGGCGCGATGAACGACCTGATCGGCGTGTGGACCAGCTGCTTCATGCTGCTGTTCGTGCTGGTGGCCACCGCGTTGACCTGGATGCACTTCACCATCCGCCGCGTGGAGCTGGCGCGGCATCCGCAGATGGCGGCGGAAACCGACCTGCCCGAAATCATGTCGGCGACGGCCGGCAAGCGCTGA
- a CDS encoding MFS transporter produces MSAPDRSIAKASSTWLPHWDPENDAFWNTAGSTIAWRTLAITTVNLTLAFAAWFLVSALVVRLPQVGYTFSPSQLFWLTAMPGLAGGTLRLIHMFLTPMFGTRHVVTLSTLSLLIPLLGWFFAVQDPNVPYWVLLLLSFLAGLGGGNFSSFMPSTSLFFPKRLLGTALAIQAGIGNLGVSIVQFVTPWIIGFALLGSTALMGDSQTLLKGGVESQVYLQNAPAVFVPFVLVFGITAWLLLKSVPVKANFAEQFDIFKSRHTWSMTSLYIMTFGGFSGLAATFPLLIKEGFGGFEGAPDPLKWAFWGPLVGSLARVAAGPLSDKLGGARVTQWAGIGMVVCTVLVAMNVSPDSLDEFPKFVASMLALFFFAGIGNASTFKQMPMLFAPRQAAGVIGFTAAIAAYGPFLFGMLFAWSFGAFESATPVFYGLSVFFAFNVLLNWWMYARRGAANPC; encoded by the coding sequence ATGTCCGCACCCGACCGCAGTATCGCCAAGGCATCCAGCACCTGGCTCCCGCACTGGGATCCGGAGAACGATGCCTTCTGGAACACCGCCGGCTCCACCATCGCCTGGCGCACCCTGGCCATCACCACCGTCAACCTGACCCTGGCGTTCGCCGCCTGGTTCCTGGTGTCGGCATTGGTGGTACGCCTGCCGCAGGTCGGCTACACCTTCTCGCCCAGCCAGCTGTTCTGGCTGACCGCGATGCCCGGCCTTGCCGGCGGCACCCTGCGCCTGATCCACATGTTCCTGACCCCGATGTTCGGCACCCGCCATGTGGTCACTCTGTCCACGCTGTCGCTGTTGATCCCGCTGCTGGGCTGGTTCTTCGCCGTGCAGGATCCGAACGTCCCGTACTGGGTGTTGCTGCTGCTCTCCTTCCTGGCTGGCCTCGGCGGCGGCAACTTCTCCTCGTTCATGCCGTCCACCAGCCTGTTCTTCCCGAAGCGGCTGCTGGGCACCGCACTGGCGATCCAGGCCGGTATCGGCAACCTGGGCGTGTCGATCGTGCAGTTCGTGACGCCGTGGATCATCGGCTTCGCCCTGCTCGGCAGCACCGCGCTCATGGGCGACAGCCAGACCCTGCTCAAGGGCGGCGTGGAAAGCCAGGTGTATCTGCAGAACGCGCCTGCGGTGTTCGTGCCGTTCGTGCTGGTGTTCGGCATCACCGCCTGGCTGTTGCTGAAGTCGGTGCCGGTCAAGGCCAACTTCGCCGAGCAGTTCGACATCTTCAAGTCGCGCCACACCTGGTCGATGACCTCGCTGTACATCATGACCTTCGGCGGCTTTTCCGGGCTTGCGGCCACCTTCCCGCTGCTGATCAAGGAAGGCTTCGGCGGCTTCGAGGGCGCACCCGATCCGCTGAAGTGGGCGTTCTGGGGCCCGCTGGTCGGTTCGCTTGCGCGTGTCGCCGCCGGCCCGCTGTCGGACAAGCTGGGCGGTGCGCGGGTCACCCAGTGGGCCGGCATCGGCATGGTGGTGTGCACGGTGCTGGTGGCGATGAACGTGTCGCCGGATTCGCTGGATGAATTCCCGAAATTCGTGGCATCGATGCTGGCGCTGTTCTTCTTCGCCGGTATCGGCAATGCCTCCACCTTCAAGCAGATGCCGATGCTGTTCGCGCCGCGCCAGGCGGCCGGGGTGATCGGTTTCACCGCGGCGATCGCGGCCTACGGCCCGTTCCTGTTCGGGATGCTGTTCGCCTGGTCGTTCGGTGCGTTCGAATCCGCCACGCCGGTGTTCTACGGGCTGTCCGTGTTCTTCGCCTTCAACGTGCTGCTGAACTGGTGGATGTACGCCCGTCGCGGCGCCGCCAATCCCTGCTAA
- the modA gene encoding molybdate ABC transporter substrate-binding protein: MTYKPLLATIALLAGLLPGIACAQKKPQVQARVAVASNFADAARQLANDYARQSGHRIEISAASTGKLYAQIRNGAPFDAMLSADADTPRKLVAEGLADADTLHDYATGRLVLWSRDPALVKDGEALLRKGTITRLSIANPELAPYGEAAREALIHVRRWDELKPRLVMGENVGQAAQFVASGAAPLGLLPRSLVQVARKTTPGSGWDVPAAWHAPIVQSAVLLERGRSNAAARGFLLYLRSPAAQKKIRAFGYD, translated from the coding sequence ATGACGTACAAGCCGTTGTTGGCGACCATCGCGCTGCTCGCGGGCCTGCTGCCGGGCATCGCTTGCGCGCAGAAGAAACCGCAAGTGCAGGCGCGGGTGGCGGTGGCATCGAACTTCGCCGACGCCGCCCGCCAGCTCGCCAACGACTATGCGCGGCAGAGCGGGCACCGGATCGAGATCAGCGCCGCGTCCACAGGCAAGCTTTACGCGCAGATCCGCAACGGCGCCCCGTTCGACGCGATGCTGTCCGCCGATGCCGACACGCCGCGCAAGCTGGTCGCCGAAGGCTTGGCCGACGCCGACACCCTGCACGACTACGCTACCGGCCGGCTAGTGCTCTGGAGCCGCGATCCGGCACTGGTCAAGGACGGCGAGGCGCTGCTGCGCAAGGGAACGATCACCCGCCTGTCCATCGCCAATCCGGAGCTGGCCCCCTACGGCGAGGCCGCGCGCGAAGCATTGATCCACGTGCGGCGCTGGGACGAACTCAAGCCACGCCTGGTGATGGGCGAAAACGTCGGCCAGGCCGCGCAGTTCGTGGCCAGTGGCGCGGCGCCGCTGGGCCTGCTGCCGCGCTCGCTGGTGCAGGTGGCGCGCAAGACCACGCCGGGCTCCGGCTGGGACGTGCCGGCTGCGTGGCATGCGCCGATCGTGCAGAGTGCGGTGCTGCTGGAACGCGGCCGCAGCAATGCCGCCGCGCGCGGCTTCCTGCTGTACCTGCGCAGCCCCGCCGCGCAGAAGAAAATCCGCGCCTTCGGCTACGACTGA
- a CDS encoding carbonic anhydrase — translation MQGPQLDAEQALARLREGNRRFVDHVISLEALLSHARREDHARAQRPFAVVLGCSDSRAPAEFVFDQGLGDLFVIRVAGNIAAPSQVGSIEFAVEQFQTRLVVVLGHSNCGAVRATLTHLQAPADTSPALRAIVDRIAPGVQPTLADCGGDSNSCMPRAIRANVEATIRNLRAQSDYLRYAELQGGLRIVGADYDLGSGAVDFFASEPVLWPAAS, via the coding sequence ATGCAGGGACCGCAACTGGATGCGGAACAGGCGCTGGCGCGGCTGCGCGAGGGCAACCGCCGTTTCGTCGATCACGTGATCAGCCTGGAGGCGCTGCTCAGCCATGCCCGCCGCGAGGATCACGCACGCGCGCAGCGGCCGTTCGCGGTGGTGCTGGGTTGTTCGGATTCGCGCGCGCCCGCGGAGTTCGTATTCGACCAGGGCTTGGGCGACCTGTTCGTGATCCGCGTGGCCGGCAACATCGCCGCGCCGTCGCAGGTGGGCAGCATCGAATTCGCGGTGGAGCAGTTCCAGACCCGGCTGGTGGTGGTGCTGGGCCATTCCAACTGCGGTGCGGTACGCGCCACCCTCACCCACCTGCAGGCACCGGCCGACACCAGCCCGGCGCTGCGCGCGATCGTCGATCGCATCGCGCCCGGCGTGCAGCCGACGCTGGCCGATTGCGGCGGCGATTCGAACAGTTGCATGCCACGCGCGATCCGCGCCAATGTCGAAGCGACGATCCGCAACCTGCGCGCGCAATCGGACTACTTGCGTTATGCCGAGCTGCAGGGCGGCCTGCGCATCGTCGGCGCGGACTACGACCTGGGCAGCGGCGCGGTGGATTTCTTCGCCAGCGAACCGGTGCTCTGGCCGGCGGCATCGTAA
- a CDS encoding molybdopterin-dependent oxidoreductase — MKSRSLLLALLLLPAIGLAQSDHADVGTPSHAVRVSGAVTAPREFDLAAIKQLAGRDSGPVDVVCASGATVGKADNYRGVRLREVIDATGLALEGHKDARRMVVVARATDGYLVTFSWNELYNTPIGDEVLVAWEKDGAALTPREGQLLLISGKDIKTGPRHVRQLSEIEIVRMK; from the coding sequence ATGAAATCCCGCTCCCTTCTGCTTGCCCTGTTGCTGTTGCCGGCCATCGGCCTGGCGCAGTCCGATCATGCCGACGTCGGCACGCCCAGCCACGCCGTCCGCGTCAGCGGCGCCGTCACCGCACCACGCGAGTTCGACCTGGCTGCCATCAAGCAACTGGCGGGCCGCGACAGCGGGCCGGTGGACGTGGTCTGCGCCTCCGGCGCCACCGTCGGCAAGGCGGACAACTACCGCGGCGTGCGCCTGCGCGAGGTCATCGACGCCACCGGCCTTGCCCTGGAAGGCCACAAGGACGCACGGCGGATGGTGGTGGTGGCTCGCGCCACCGACGGCTACCTGGTCACCTTCTCCTGGAACGAGCTGTACAACACGCCGATCGGCGATGAGGTGCTGGTGGCCTGGGAAAAAGACGGCGCCGCACTGACACCGCGCGAAGGCCAGCTGTTGCTGATCTCCGGCAAGGACATCAAGACCGGCCCGCGCCACGTGCGCCAGCTCAGCGAAATCGAAATCGTGCGGATGAAGTAG
- the modC gene encoding molybdenum ABC transporter ATP-binding protein — MSEVADELRIRLQLPRADFRLDVDLTLPGRGTTAVFGPSGSGKSTLLRAIAGLEPAATGTVRVAGATWQDAHTRLPAHRREVGVVFQHAALLPHLSVLDNLRYGWRRAGATADVLDRWIERLALAPLLSRRPDTLSGGERQRAALARALVCRPRWLLLDEPLSALDAERRAEILPYLEAVRCDAGIPLLYVTHAVEEVARLADHLVLLEDGKVAASGPALDVLNRDDLPLALRDDASVVLEAQVESRDAHGLLTLRTQAGPLHAHGPAHPAGTQLRVRIQARDVSLALQRHDDSSLLNLLPATLTTLADLPGGQVQARLDASGAPLLARISHRSVERLDLQPGMPLWAQIKAVALLV, encoded by the coding sequence ATGTCTGAGGTCGCCGACGAACTCCGCATTCGCCTGCAGCTGCCGCGCGCGGACTTCCGGCTGGATGTTGACCTGACCCTGCCTGGTCGTGGCACCACCGCCGTATTCGGCCCGTCCGGCAGCGGCAAGAGCACCCTGCTGCGCGCCATCGCCGGGTTGGAACCCGCCGCGACCGGCACCGTGCGAGTCGCCGGCGCGACGTGGCAGGACGCACACACCCGTTTGCCGGCGCATCGGCGCGAAGTAGGCGTGGTGTTCCAGCATGCCGCCCTGCTGCCGCATCTGTCGGTGCTGGACAACCTGCGCTACGGCTGGCGCCGCGCCGGCGCGACGGCCGATGTGCTGGATCGCTGGATCGAACGACTGGCGTTGGCGCCTCTGCTGTCGCGACGGCCGGACACGCTTTCCGGCGGCGAACGCCAGCGTGCCGCGCTGGCACGTGCCCTGGTCTGCCGGCCACGCTGGCTGCTGCTCGACGAACCGCTGAGCGCGCTGGATGCCGAACGCCGCGCCGAGATCCTCCCGTATCTGGAAGCGGTGCGGTGCGATGCCGGCATCCCGCTGCTGTACGTGACCCACGCGGTGGAGGAAGTGGCGCGACTGGCGGATCACCTGGTGCTGCTGGAGGACGGCAAGGTGGCTGCCTCCGGCCCGGCGCTGGACGTCCTCAACCGCGACGACCTGCCGCTGGCCCTGCGCGATGACGCCAGCGTGGTGCTGGAAGCGCAGGTGGAAAGCCGCGATGCGCACGGACTGCTGACATTGCGCACCCAGGCTGGTCCGCTGCACGCGCACGGCCCCGCGCATCCGGCGGGCACGCAACTGCGCGTGCGCATCCAGGCGCGCGACGTCAGCCTGGCCCTGCAGCGCCACGACGATTCCAGCCTGCTCAACCTGCTGCCGGCCACCCTCACCACGCTGGCCGACCTGCCCGGCGGACAGGTGCAGGCGCGGCTGGATGCCTCCGGCGCACCGCTGCTGGCGCGGATCTCGCATCGCTCGGTCGAACGCCTGGACCTGCAGCCGGGCATGCCACTGTGGGCACAGATCAAGGCGGTGGCGCTGCTGGTCTGA
- a CDS encoding TonB-dependent receptor, with amino-acid sequence MPAFSPIALPDPPRSRYRAPLHHGLGLALAVALAAPASASDNPPTGRDKRNDDSVFELGSVVVRGKRSQLPPNGEVVLTREQLDALNRETVGEAVAVLPGVNLSRNARNEDLVFVRGFDPRQVPVFLDGIPQYVPYDGYIDFGRFTTFDLAEIHVAKGTASLLYGPNTLGGAINLVTRKPSEPFQGDLRVGAGSGGERMAAANIGARKGMWYLQAGLSWRDANSFPLPDGFQDYKRVPTDTGDERENADRSDRRASIKIGLMPNDRDEYAIGYVRQDGEKGNPVYTGTANQGIRYWRWPYWDKESLYFIGNIGLGATSALKLRLYEDRYGNGLDAYTDASYSTPILSTSFPSVYEDRTRGASAELAFNTFERHDLRLALHYKEDRHEDRNPRSPDKRYRDVTTSIALEDGITLNDRYRLRLGASHEQRKAREVYFWPTGSTSANNALAELTRDVGEDGQLFAGISRKTRFPTIKDRYSARMGRALPNPNLKPETARHLELGWRGQAWTGARVEATLFRSSIDEMIQDTQVASTACGGMLCDQAQNIGEARHRGVELALQQRIGERVQLGGNYTWLDADNRSNPAIPITHVPRQRLFLHASWAPSPQWEAVATVEAERGRTVPYSGSGRSAFIPLDGYASIGLKGVWTPHAGLAIEVGGRNLGDRWYELSEGFPMPGRSWFANVIYRF; translated from the coding sequence ATGCCTGCGTTTTCCCCCATCGCCTTGCCAGATCCACCTCGCTCCCGGTACCGCGCCCCGCTGCACCATGGTCTGGGGCTTGCGCTCGCCGTTGCGCTGGCGGCCCCGGCCTCAGCCAGCGACAACCCACCCACTGGTCGGGACAAGCGCAACGACGACAGCGTCTTCGAACTCGGCAGCGTGGTCGTGCGCGGCAAGCGCAGCCAGCTGCCGCCCAACGGTGAGGTCGTGCTGACCCGCGAACAGCTCGACGCACTCAACCGCGAGACCGTGGGCGAAGCGGTCGCCGTCCTGCCCGGCGTCAACCTGTCGCGCAATGCACGCAACGAGGATCTGGTGTTCGTGCGCGGCTTCGATCCGCGCCAGGTGCCGGTGTTCCTGGACGGCATCCCGCAGTACGTGCCGTATGACGGCTACATCGACTTCGGCCGCTTCACCACCTTCGACCTGGCCGAAATCCATGTCGCCAAGGGCACGGCCTCACTGCTGTACGGGCCCAACACCCTGGGCGGCGCGATCAACCTGGTGACCCGCAAGCCCAGCGAACCGTTCCAGGGCGATCTGCGGGTCGGCGCCGGCAGCGGCGGCGAACGCATGGCCGCCGCCAACATCGGCGCGCGCAAGGGCATGTGGTATCTGCAGGCCGGCCTGTCCTGGCGCGATGCCAACAGCTTCCCACTGCCCGACGGTTTCCAGGACTACAAACGCGTCCCCACCGATACCGGCGACGAACGCGAAAACGCCGACCGCAGCGACCGCCGCGCCTCGATCAAGATCGGCCTGATGCCGAACGACCGCGACGAATACGCGATCGGCTATGTGCGCCAGGATGGCGAGAAAGGCAACCCGGTCTACACCGGCACCGCCAACCAGGGCATCCGCTACTGGCGCTGGCCGTACTGGGACAAGGAAAGCCTGTACTTCATCGGCAACATCGGTCTGGGCGCGACCAGCGCGCTCAAGCTGCGCCTCTATGAAGATCGCTACGGCAACGGTCTGGACGCCTATACCGACGCCAGCTACAGCACGCCGATCCTCAGCACGTCCTTCCCCAGCGTGTACGAAGACCGCACCCGCGGCGCCAGTGCGGAGCTGGCGTTCAACACGTTCGAACGCCACGACCTGCGCCTGGCCCTGCACTACAAGGAAGACCGCCACGAAGATCGCAATCCGCGCTCGCCGGACAAGCGCTATCGCGATGTCACCACCTCCATCGCGCTGGAGGACGGCATCACCCTGAACGACCGCTACCGTCTGCGATTGGGCGCCAGCCACGAACAACGCAAGGCGCGCGAGGTGTATTTCTGGCCCACCGGTTCCACCAGCGCCAACAACGCACTGGCCGAACTGACCCGCGATGTCGGCGAAGACGGGCAGCTGTTCGCGGGCATCTCCCGCAAGACCCGCTTCCCGACCATCAAGGATCGCTACTCCGCGCGCATGGGCCGTGCCCTGCCCAACCCGAACCTGAAACCGGAAACCGCCCGTCATCTCGAACTGGGTTGGCGTGGGCAGGCATGGACCGGCGCGCGCGTGGAAGCCACGCTGTTCCGCAGCAGCATCGACGAAATGATCCAGGACACGCAGGTCGCCTCGACCGCATGCGGCGGCATGCTTTGCGACCAGGCGCAGAACATCGGTGAGGCGCGCCATCGCGGCGTGGAGCTGGCGCTGCAGCAGCGCATCGGCGAACGCGTGCAACTCGGCGGCAACTACACCTGGCTGGATGCGGACAACCGCAGCAATCCCGCCATCCCGATCACCCACGTCCCGCGCCAGCGGCTGTTCCTGCACGCCAGCTGGGCGCCATCGCCGCAGTGGGAGGCGGTCGCCACCGTGGAAGCGGAACGTGGCAGGACCGTCCCGTATTCCGGCTCCGGGCGCTCCGCGTTCATCCCGTTGGACGGCTACGCCAGCATCGGCTTGAAGGGCGTGTGGACGCCGCACGCAGGACTGGCGATCGAAGTGGGCGGCCGCAACCTGGGCGACCGCTGGTACGAACTGTCCGAAGGCTTCCCGATGCCGGGGCGCAGCTGGTTCGCCAATGTCATCTATCGGTTCTGA